A stretch of the Pseudomonadota bacterium genome encodes the following:
- a CDS encoding ATP-binding protein: QRRLKHYTRPQLLCIDEVGYLSYDSRYADLLFEVVTQRYDALKPIVLTTNKPFSEWPDVFPHAACVVTLVDRLIHRCELIPIEANSYRVKEAKERAAKKRRARTARNPKA; this comes from the coding sequence CAACGCCGGCTCAAACACTACACACGGCCGCAGCTTCTTTGCATCGATGAGGTCGGATACCTGTCCTACGACAGCCGCTACGCCGACCTGCTCTTCGAGGTCGTCACCCAGCGCTACGACGCCCTCAAACCAATCGTGCTCACCACCAACAAACCCTTCAGCGAGTGGCCCGACGTCTTCCCCCACGCCGCCTGTGTCGTCACCCTCGTCGACCGCCTCATCCACAGATGTGAACTCATCCCCATCGAGGCCAATAGCTACCGAGTCAAGGAAGCCAAAGAGCGCGCCGCAAAAAAACGTCGGGCTAGGACCGCTCGGAACCCCAAGGCGTGA